Within the Topomyia yanbarensis strain Yona2022 unplaced genomic scaffold, ASM3024719v1 HiC_scaffold_30, whole genome shotgun sequence genome, the region CGTCGAAAGGTGTTGTAAACAGTCGATGGCGCAACGTTTTCCCCTTTGAAATATTGTACCGCGCACTTTTCGCCGAGATTCTTGTGTTGCTCGTAGAACCGTACAGCGCGCTCGCGAAATGCTTTCTTGTTTCGACGGCAAAGAGAGACAGACAGAGAGAAATACCTCGAAAAAGTTGCGGATTTTGATTTTAGTGCACTAATAATCAGTGTTATTTCGGATTGCTTTGGCTAactcaaaattctattatttagGATGTACTGATCAACTCGCTACATCGTTGTGTAGCAGACTTCTCGCATACATAGTCGTCGACATGGCTGTGAGCTGATAAACCGCacgcgtcgaccatcacacccaggtgcttcagcgcacgaaTCGATGGGAacgattgtcccccgacgcagATTACAAGCGCAAATTCATAGGTAGGTGAAAGCGTGGTAAGCTAAAACGCGCGCGCGAAAAAAAGAGTCGGTCGGCGGTTCGTTGCTATCGAGAAACGAGCAGTTTTGTCCCATGATACGCAAGCTCAGGAGAGAGAGAAAAAGGAAATGCATATATGAAAAAGCGAAACCCAGCGACTGAGCGCGTTGTCGTAACACTGGTCTCTCGCATATCCATCAAAATCGCACATTAAACAGTACGCCTCTGCAACGTAGATGAAAATATGAAGGATACATTTCAAACTAATTCTTTTGTTTCTAAacatttggtggccctgaaaagggccttttgtgttGTCGCGAACGGTAGGGGgcttaaccaccaaaaccgtACAATGTGCGTCCCTGGCGTTTAAGCGCATAGACGACATCCATCGCAGTGACGGTCTTCCGTTTTGCATGTTCAGTGTACGTCACAGCGTCCCGGATAACGTTTTCCAGAAAAATCTTCAGCACACCACGGGTTTCCTCGTATATCAAACCGGAGATTCGCTTCACTCCTCCACGTCGAGCCAGACGACGAATGGCGGGTTTGATGATGCCCTGGATATTGTCACGAAGCACCTTGCGGTGCCGCTTAGCGCCTCCCTTGCCGAGCCCTTTGCCTCCTTTGCCACGGCCAGTCATTTTCTTGGTTGTAGGTAATAACTCAGTAGGCTAGCACGGCACacctgcagcagcagcagcagcgagattccaataccgaatgttgcaattcggcattttttttacattaaatttttattgattcgcatgtttttacatttctgtaCATTATTTTTCATGTTAAGTGATACAGTCATTGCTTTCtatctttgttttacattttctttcttTGATAGTTTTAATATTTGTAAATTACTGCTTTTGGTTTCGTAACTGATGCACAGTTTGGAGTGTGACTTAACCTAACTAAAACTAAACTAGACTATGTCAATTTAAAATAGTGATCTGATTAGTGGGTGCTCAGATAGGGCACATTTGTCGTGGAACTTAGTAGTAACAGCTAATAGTTTTTCGTGAATTGTGTTTGTATTGGCCATCTCGTGAACAGTAGTTGTCCTCGTGTGCCACGGCAGGTTGAGAATCATTTTCA harbors:
- the LOC131695224 gene encoding histone H4-like, which encodes MTGRGKGGKGLGKGGAKRHRKVLRDNIQGIIKPAIRRLARRGGVKRISGLIYEETRGVLKIFLENVIRDAVTYTEHAKRKTVTAMDVVYALKRQGRTLYGFGG